A portion of the Etheostoma cragini isolate CJK2018 chromosome 13, CSU_Ecrag_1.0, whole genome shotgun sequence genome contains these proteins:
- the si:dkey-250d21.1 gene encoding uncharacterized protein si:dkey-250d21.1 isoform X2, whose amino-acid sequence MPVDNQSTCNRKRARDPSEEEPTSVKKTKEDTATTEGTGKIIELPGENSAVPELKKENQTQEDGASSNAKETLKVYFKEILALTGFSINGANINTDEPIGGARGQQALNRICVEKIDRKEILQFSEDLMREEIQNSLRQARFFSILLQDVTRIEGKDQIPVFIRSVTVDGFPQKHLIGFLPCDMDVENLFYMLLSELRNKWGLRMEHCRGLTYLITGIMCQKMRDLTSRILQEFPQVVLSPSDPYAFNIWIIRCMPVPSIQNVANTVEEVALLLKRTPELCTRLEGKIQMTYGHIKGEVGRIKAAISENWEYGTDAFQTMLDILEPFLNCINEMISKVDENTAEQMAKLKPVLKNFNFIITLVILKNTLCCVSILNSSLRGIISISSTLQYTISNALKLVSKYQQELAIFHRKWFSDAAGRAKKLGVEVTKPDGDQGDTAETPLEDFYRETISRPVLLYLVAEVKRVFSTEMVRILRWLSLVPSYMADHNFSIRRDKVADANLNNLARPDTFYEELGCWEVKWRHASKRRILPTTVFATLKIPDIGFYPNVQSLLRVLGTVPCVNAEADVYGQYHMVLERCHSYLRATPEDQRQCSMAYVYVNQDVHFNVEQMVESYAQRHPDILQLLQSDDDSKVKPPQVASHENHAEKDTEEELQFINLEMDAERLVELKCAETDREALKSALQAAVTAAYSTHSRKCSDASAQEGEVEYVTKSEMKEVLTVCENAVREGILLEVGTSFFSLFIDSVVKFGKKDYLPLFLRFVDSFDVMRLELMGFLEADLDCDAMVQRLLEVVTVEWKLDLNNCRGQAYLGSGDVSYKLKAFACKVQENHPLAISTHCSSYSFNTWWSKSIPVPAVKRALDTFEEVLMFFGSSATLQKQLDHVIAYGLRESYEKVQEFQGTFCALWQEKHDSYEVFVQMLEPLVECLEKIKNNPQRWKASVSDQAGALLSNVMEFDFIIAMVVLKNASSFTRELSAGLQKDHFSAASQLCQISGIVATLNRVKTSMKVFHQNWFDEACAMAQSLRVQIEVPENALQRDGMMKPVGFYKDGLSVPLVDNLINAVKDHFSEDHKEALNFLSLVPCSVTVSYMFESLKSKPPLYSSDLPDADNFFTELCCWRVTWKTKVASVTIPGSIFHTLRLPLMQYFGNINALLRIMSVLPSTALEDCGVIMRHKRFQEYLRNTDPKDRSPGLAMLQVGTDFSRDLDRMVTQCLKVTPQALEGICLDKESKSIIRDCENNMEVDCVQEEGEEIRIHQSPDRMEDQSMNPAEENGHSGDNRQSLTTVFKLATLLGKKNLSLSDLSEEDRELFMQELSMCRWSKNESKCIPLIGEDEMVNLLIKGIRDVILKEIQESPFFSLITDKPVKIADKTHLPVFVRYVGESAPKVELMGFLPFDENCHVDTQAESLAKILTEDWGLPMSQCRGQAFMHLGSGYQSLKKMSLDFLRSYPLAVVTPSESCGLAHWLAGSVPCPSVAKMLDITEDLLLFFDESPCLEGQLAQAVDGLLNMPREALDEMPETCCSRWKKREDFFDILADTLEGILSCLDAVSSSGTGAKSMHAQVLSTALRNLDFIVTLVILTNACAPLRNCSTVFRCGNPADILCEGEKIPSIIETLSKMLENVSTLHSTWFEQAFQLATKVAPEQVCFSEEANSYESPEIYYRENLSVPLLRSLIDEMKYSFSDSHLRALSVLSLLPSCNPQPILPESTDKPFSLYLADLLEPEAAEQEINAWAAVWSEKYQDAAPPSSIAETLVHPESKSHPTVTSMLRLVAVLPSVSMECDLMKTTLNSMRDLLKHTVCKGSRKDHVVLLFHCTTLQRLPEVIERCMEVDPESSPCLSQVMGTVQRLKLESGGVKVNLAAPTESHASAVAEKPADDKVKSADNEVTLEVAQGPRKAVSFYEPQLREQILKELWDSQFFTFITERAVEIDGELYVPLCIRYLNKEDIQCEETLAFIPFVDDPVVLADAIETALSEKWGLNMEYCRGQALLSVGEVGAQMRAVSLAIAKKYPQAVRSVSSALSLNVWLANSSPAEEAADGAVLIGKILHWLTEDVDRQNKLEDVILHVFQHDEVKGNELRDKLIKNWEKSHDMHEVMVDILEAVMLCLNELKGDGSTSNQQQASQFFDAIRNFEFILSTVVQKHILSVTQKLSQALQGKPLDMLLAVNNLPDLKASLNKLKSDIDIHHKAWFEEATKLACKLHVTMLHSVLLEPLSEFYKESVSMKVVEHSIAEIDDLFTEKVLDTLRCLEIVPYAMSKVETSILSGLVFRLYKEDLPDQVSLHTEMKSWKEKWLDPLAGYLPTTVLDTLKASQIRSFSNIETLLRLQVILPFSRRESNFRQGKRSFQEFMLQEKRSLTELHPL is encoded by the exons ATGCCTGTGGATAATCAATCAACCTGCAACAGAAAAAGAGCTAGAGATCCT TCTGAAGAGGAACCTACCtctgtgaagaaaacaaaag AAgacacagcaacaacagaagggACTGGGAAGATTATTGAATTACCTGGAGAGAACAGTGCAGTGCCTGAACTGAAAAAAGAGAACCAAACCCAGGAGGATGGAGCCAGCTCTAACGCAAAAGAGACGCTGAAAGTCTATTTCAAGGAAATCCTGGCACTGACCGGATTCAGCATAAATGGTGCAAACATCAACACTGACGAGCCAATCGGAGGTGCGAGAGGACAGCAGGCTCTCAATCGTATCTGTGTGGAGAAAATTGACAGGAAAGAAATCCTCCAGTTCAGTGAAGACCTTATGCGGGAAGAGATCCAAAACAGCCTCAGACAGGCACGCTTCTTCTCCATTCTGCTTCAGGATGTGACACGCATAGAGGGAAAGGACCAGATCCCAGTTTTCATCAGGTCCGTTACAGTAGATGGGTTCCCACAGAAGCACCTCATTGGGTTCTTACCATGTGACATGGATGTAGAGAATCTGTTTTACATGCTTCTCTCAGAGTTGCGTAACAAGTGGGGGCTGAGGATGGAGCACTGCAGAGGACTGACTTATCTGATAACGGGCATCATGTGTCAGAAAATGCGAGACCTTACCTCCAGGATTCTGCAGGAGTTCCCACAAGTAGTTTTGTCACCAAGTGACCCATATGCCTTCAACATATGGATTATTCGCTGCATGCCTGTGCCTTCAATTCAAAATGTGGCTAACACTGTAGAGGAGGTGGCCTTGTTACTCAAGAGAACACCAGAGCTGTGCACAAGATTGGAGGGAAAGATTCAGATGACATATGGGCATATCAAAGGGGAGGTGGGCAGGATCAAGGCAGCCATCAGTGAGAATTGGGAGTATGGCACTGACGCCTTCCAGACCATGTTAGACATTCTGGAGCCATTCCTGAACTGCATCAATGAGATGATTTCAAAGGTAGATGAAAATACTGCTGAACAGATGGCCAAGCTCAAGCCAGTTTTGAAAAATTTCAACTTCATCATCACACTTGTTATTCTGAAGAACACCCTCTGTTGTGTTAGTATACTCAACTCGAGTCTCAGGGGAATAATTAGCATCAGCAGTACGTTGCAGTACACCATTTCCAATGCCTTAAAGCTGGTAAGCAAATACCAACAGGAGCTAGCAATATTCCACAGGAAGTGGTTTTCAGATGCAGCTGGCAGAGCCAAGAAGCTGGGAGTGGAGGTCACTAAACCAGACGGTGATCAAGGAGACACAGCTGAAACCCCATTAGAGGACTTTTACAGGGAAACCATAAGCCGGCCTGTCTTGCTGTATCTCGTTGCAGAGGTGAAGAGAGTGTTCAGCACAGAAATGGTGAGGATTCTCCGATGGCTTTCGTTAGTGCCATCTTACATGGCTGACCACAATTTCAGCATCCGCAGGGATAAAGTAGCAGATGCTAACTTAAACAACCTTGCCAGACCTGACACATTCTACGAAGAGCTTGGCTGCTGGGAAGTGAAGTGGAGACATGCGAGCAAGCGCCGGATCCTACCAACCACTGTGTTTGCTACACTCAAGATTCCAGATATCGGGTTTTACCCGAATGTGCAGAGCCTGTTGCGGGTGTTGGGCACTGTTCCATGTGTAAACGCAGAGGCAGATGTGTACGGTCAATACCATATGGTACTGGAGCGGTGCCACTCCTACCTGAGAGCCACACCAGAGGACCAGAGACAATGCAGCATGGCATATGTCTACGTGAACCAGGATGTGCACTTCAATGTTGAACAAATGGTGGAGTCCTACGCCCAGAGGCATCCAGACATCCTACAACTGCTGCAATCG gATGATGACTCCAAGGTGAAGCCTCCCCAAG TGGCATCTCATGAGAACCATGCAGAAAAGGACACTGAAGAAGAACTGCAGTTTATAAACCTAGAGATGGATGCTGAAAGGCTTGTGGAGCTGAAGTGTGCAGAGACTGATAGAGAAGCTCTTAAATCTGCTTTGCAGGCTGCAGTGACAGCTGCGTACAGCACTCATAGCAGGAAATGTAGCGATGCTTCTGCTCAGGAAGGAGAGGTCGAGTATGTGACCAAGTCAGAAATGAAAGAAGTTCTCACTGTGTGCGAAAATGCTGTCAGGGAGGGAATCCTCTTGGAAGTTGGGACTTCATTCTTTTCCTTGTTCATTGACAGTGTTGTGAAGTTTGGGAAGAAAGACTACCTCCCACTTTTCCTGAGGTTTGTGGACAGTTTTGATGTCATGCGATTGGAGTTGATGGGATTCCTTGAGGCTGATCTGGATTGTGATGCAATGGTACAGCGTCTCCTAGAAGTCGTTACAGTTGAGTGGAAGCTTGATTTGAACAACTGCAGAGGGCAAGCATACCTAGGCTCCGGTGATGTTTCCTACAAGCTGAAAGCCTTTGCCTGCAAAGTCCAGGAGAATCATCCTCTAGCTATCAGCACCCACTGCTCTTCATACTCTTTCAACACATGGTGGTCAAAATCCATCCCAGTGCCTGCTGTGAAGAGAGCCCTGGATACATTTGAAGaggttttgatgttttttggcaGCAGTGCTACTCTTCAAAAACAGCTAGACCATGTGATAGCCTATGGCCTTAGAGAGAGCTATGAAAAGGTCCAAGAGTTTCAGGGGACGTTCTGTGCCCTTTGGCAGGAGAAGCATGATTCTTACGAGGTGTTTGTGCAGATGCTGGAGCCCCTAGTTGAATGtctggagaaaataaaaaacaacccaCAGAGATGGAAAGCCTCTGTGTCTGACCAAGCTGGGGCACTCCTCAGCAATGTGATGGAATTTGATTTCATCATTGCTATGGTGGTCTTGAAGAATGCATCCTCTTTCACCAGAGAACTGAGTGCGGGTCTCCAAAAGGACCACTTCAGTGCCGCTTCCCAACTTTGTCAAATCAGTGGCATTGTGGCAACTCTAAACCGAGTAAAAACAAGTATGAAAGTGTTCCACCAGAACTGGTTTGACGAGGCCTGTGCAATGGCACAGAGTCTGAGAGTGCAGATTGAAGTGCCTGAAAATGCTTTGCAAAGAGACGGCATGATGAAGCCAGTCGGCTTTTACAAAGATGGCTTAAGTGTGCCCCTAGTAGATAACCTCATCAATGCCGTGAAGGATCATTTCTCAGAGGACCACAAAGAAGCTCTGAACTTCCTCTCCCTAGTTCCATGCTCAGTAACAGTGAGTTACATGTTTGAGAGCTTGAAGTCGAAGCCTCCACTCTACAGCAGTGATCTTCCTGATGCTGACAACTTCTTCACAGAGCTGTGCTGTTGGAGAGTCACATGGAAGACCAAAGTTGCGTCTGTGACCATCCCGGGCTCAATATTTCACACATTGCGCCTGCCACTAATGCAGTACTTCGGTAACATCAATGCCCTGCTGAGGATTATGTCAGTGTTACCCAGCACAGCACTGGAGGACTGTGGTGTCATAATGCGGCACAAGAGGTTCCAAGAGTACCTGAGAAATACAGATCCAAAAGACAGGTCCCCGGGCTTAGCTATGCTGCAGGTGGGCACGGACTTCAGCAGAGACCTGGACCGCATGGTGACCCAGTGTTTGAAGGTTACTCCCCAGGCCTTAGAGGGTATATGTCTG GACAAGGAATCCAAAAGCATCATCAGAGACTGTGAAAATAATATGGAAG TTGATTGTGTCCAGGAAGAAGGTGAAGAGATTAGAATTCATCAATCTCCTGACAGGATGGAGGACCAAAGCATGAACCCCGCAGAAGAGAATGGGCACTCTGGAGATAATCGTCAAAGCTTGACGACGGTATTCAAACTTGCCACATTACTGGGGAAAAAGAACCTCAGTCTCTCAGACCTCTCCGAAGAAGACAGAGAGCTTTTCATGCAGGAGCTCAGCATGTGCCGCTGGTCTAAAAATGAGAGCAAATGCATACCTTTAATAGGTGAGGATGAAATGGTGAACCTCCTCATTAAAGGAATCAGAGATGTCATACTGAAGGAAATACAGGAATCACCGTTCTTCTCGCTTATCACTGACAAACCTGTTAAAATTGCTGACAAGACCCACCTTCCTGTTTTTGTCAGGTATGTTGGAGAATCTGCTCCAAAAGTAGAGCTCATGGGTTTCTTGCCATTTGATGAAAACTGTCATGTTGATACACAGGCAGAAAGCCTTGCAAAGATTCTCACTGAAGACTGGGGCTTACCAATGTCTCAGTGTCGTGGACAAGCATTCATGCACTTGGGCTCGGGTTATCAAAGCCTGAAGAAAATGTCTTTGGATTTCCTCAGGAGCTATCCGCTCGCCGTTGTAACACCCAGTGAGTCTTGTGGCCTTGCCCATTGGCTGGCAGGAAGTGTGCCTTGCCCTTCAGTAGCAAAAATGTTGGATATCACAGAAGACCTGCTGCTGTTCTTTGATGAATCTCCTTGTCTGGAGGGACAGCTAGCACAGGCTGTTGATGGGCTTTTGAATATGCCGAGAGAGGCCCTGGATGAAATGCCAGAAACCTGTTGCTCGaggtggaaaaagagagaggactTCTTTGACATACTCGCTGACACATTAGAGGGCATCCTCAGCTGCCTAGATGCTGTTAGCTCTAGTGGCACAGGTGCCAAGTCGATGCATGCACAAGTTCTCTCCACCGCTCTGAGAAATCTGGATTTCATTGTCACCCTTGTGATTTTGACAAATGCTTGCGCTCCTCTCCGCAACTGCAGCACCGTCTTCCGCTGTGGAAACCCTGCTGATATTCTTTGTGAAGGGGAAAAAATCCCCTCAATTATAGAGACTCTAAgcaaaatgttagaaaatgtgAGCACACTGCACTCGACTTGGTTTGAGCAGGCGTTCCAGCTAGCAACCAAGGTTGCTCCTGAACAAGTGTGCTTCTCAGAAGAAGCCAACAGCTATGAGTCTCCTGAGATATATTACAGAGAAAATCTGAGTGTTCCTCTCCTCAGAAGTCTCATTGATGAAATGAAGTACAGCTTCTCCGACAGCCACTTGAGGGCCCTGTCGGTCCTGTCGTTACTGCCCTCCTGCAATCCACAGCCCATTTTGCCGGAGTCCACAGACAAGCCATTCAGCCTCTATCTTGCAGACCTTTTGGAGCCTGAAGCGGCCGAGCAGGAAATCAACGCGTGGGCCGCTGTCTGGAGCGAAAAATACCAGGATGCCGCTCCTCCATCATCCATCGCGGAAACATTGGTCCACCCCGAGTCAAAGAGCCACCCAACTGTTACCTCAATGCTTCGGCTAGTAGCTGTCTTGCCTAGTGTCAGCATGGAGTGTGACCTGATGAAGACCACTCTGAACTCAATGAGGGATCTGTTAAAACACACTGTATGCAAAGGCAGCAGAAAGGACCATGTGGTGCTCCTCTTTCACTGCACAACACTGCAGAGACTGCCGGAGGTCATTGAGAGATGTATGGAGGTTGACCCAGAGAGCAGTCCATGTCTTTCCCAG GTGATGGGAACTGTCCAAAGACTAAAGTTGGAGAGTG GAGGTGTTAAAGTGAACCTGGCGGCACCAACAGAATCGCACGCCTCCGCTGTAGCAGAGAAGCCTGCTGATGACAAGGTAAAATCGGCTGACAATGAAGTGACGTTGGAAGTCGCACAGGGACCGAGGAAAGCAGTGTCTTTCTACGAGCCTCAACTGCGTGAACAAATCCTCAAAGAACTGTGGGACTCTCAGTTCTTTACATTTATAACCGAGCGGGCTGTTGAAATTGACGGCGAGCTCTATGTCCCGTTGTGCATCAGGTACTTGAACAAAGAGGACATCCAGTGTGAGGAAACGCTGGCTTTCATCCCTTTCGTGGACGACCCAGTTGTCCTCGCAGATGCTATTGAGACTGCCCTGTCTGAGAAGTGGGGGCTCAACATGGAGTACTGTAGAGGGCAGGCCTTGCTGAGTGTTGGTGAAGTAGGAGCTCAGATGAGGGCTGTAAGTTTAGCAATAGCTAAGAAATACCCCCAGGCTGTGAGATCGGTCAGCTCTGCTTTGTCTCTTAACGTATGGCTGGCTAATTCCTCTCCCGCTGAAGAAGCCGCGGACGGAGCAGTTCTCATAGGTAAAATATTACATTGGCTCACAGAGGATGTAGACCGCCAGAACAAACTAGAAGACGTGATCCTGCACGTGTTCCAGCACGATGAAGTCAAGGGCAACGAGCTGAGGGACAAACTCATCAAAAACTGGGAGAAGAGTCATGACATGCACGAGGTGATGGTAGACATTTTAGAAGCCGTCATGCTCTGTTTGAATGAGCTGAAAGGGGACGGAAGTACTTCAAACCAGCAGCAAGCATCACAGTTTTTCGATGCGATCAGAAACTTTGAGTTCATCCTGTCAACAGTGGTGCAGAAGCACATCCTGAGTGTAACTCAGAAGCTAAGTCAGGCTCTTCAGGGCAAACCCTTAGATATGTTACTCGCTGTGAATAATTTGCCCGATCTCAAAGCATCCCTCAATAAACTAAAGAGTGATATTGACATCCATCACAAGGCCTGGTTCGAGGAAGCCACTAAGCTGGCTTGTAAACTCCACGTGACCATGTTGCATTCAGTGCTTCTTGAGCCATTGAGCGAGTTTTACAAAGAATCAGTGAGCATGAAGGTTGTGGAGCACTCAATAGCAGAAATTGACGACCTTTTCACAGAAAAGGTACTGGATACCCTGAGGTGTCTGGAGATTGTGCCTTACGCAATGTCCAAAGTAGAAACCAGCATTCTTAGTGGTCTCGTGTTCCGCCTGTACAAGGAGGACTTGCCAGATCAGGTCTCGCTTCACACTGAGATGAAGTCGTGGAAGGAGAAATGGTTGGATCCCCTGGCAGGCTATCTCCCAACCACTGTGCTCGATACGCTCAAGGCGTCACAGATAAGAAGTTTTAGTAACATTGAAACTCTGCTCAGACTCCAGGTCATCTTGCCATTTTCAAGGAGGGAGAGCAACTTCAGGCAAGGAAAAAGGAGCTTCCAGGAGTTCATGCTGCAGGAAAAGCGATCCCTCACTGAGCTACATCCTCTGTAG